Proteins from a genomic interval of Nasonia vitripennis strain AsymCx chromosome 3, Nvit_psr_1.1, whole genome shotgun sequence:
- the LOC100117184 gene encoding DNA topoisomerase 3-beta-1 has translation MKTAFMVAEKPSLAASLANILSNGRCTTRKGSNGSCSVHEWLGQFRSETVNFKMTSVCGHVMSLDFIGKYNNWDKVDPAELFSCPTEKKEAVPKLKIPSFLAKEGGYCDYLVLWLDCDKEGENICFEVIQAVQQGSTRRLNPNDIWRAKFSAITDKDIKAALANLAKPNENEARSVDARQELDLRIGCAFTRFQTKFFQGKYGDLDASLISYGPCQTPTLGFCVQRHDEIQTFKPDPYWVLQVTVKTADGLDVVLSWSRVRSFDKEVANIFLSHVKEHDHATVTSIQSTEKSKARPIALNTVELMRVASSGLGMGPHHAMQIAERLYTQGYISYPRTETTSYPENFDLVSTLKQQQNSSDWGDEVRRILSSGISKPKKGHDAGDHPPITPMKSASRNELDGDSWRLYDYITRHFIATLAKDCKYLSTTAKFEIGMETFSVTGHSLIDPGYTSLLTWQALSNNESLPRFSIGERVKIQESKLLECFTQPPDYLTESELITLMEKHGIGTDASIPVHINNICIRNYVNVATGRKLVPTSLGIVLVHGYQKIDPELVLPTMRSAVEEQLNLIALGRADFHAVLQHTVEIFKQKFHYFVQSIDAMDQLFEVSFSPLSASGKSHSRCGKCRRYMKYIQTKPSRLHCAHCNETYNLPQNGNIRIYKELKCPLDDFELLSYSTGTRGKSYTFCPYCFNNPPFRDMKKGLSGCNACTHPTCPHGLNSNGLSSCLECESGILVLDPSAAPKWKLVCNRCDVIIHLFADAHKVMVEADEVCDCGAQLVTVEYKQDKSKLPNEATEMTGCVFCTPAFTSLVEKHRAVASKPVATRGRGHAKGRSRGKPRPPKDKMAQLAAYFV, from the exons ATGAAGACTGCATTTATGGTGGCTGAGAAGCCGTCCTTAGCTGCGTCTCTAGCCAATATTTTGAGTAACGGAAGATGCACCACCAGAAAAG GTTCCAATGGCTCTTGCTCAGTTCACGAGTGGCTCGGCCAGTTTCGAAGCGAGACTGTCAATTTCAAAATGACCTCAGTTTGCGGGCATGTCATGAGTTTGGACTTTATAGGAAAGTACAATAACTGGGATAAAGTTGATCCC GCCGAGTTGTTTTCTTGTCCGACTGAGAAAAAAGAGGCTGTCCCCAAGCTCAAAATACCGAGTTTTCTTGCAAAAGAGGGAGGGTATTGCGATTACTTGGTCCTGTGGCTCGATTGTGATAAGGAAGgtgaaaatatctgttttgAAGTTATACAAGCCGTTCAACAAGGATCGACCAGGAGACTTAATCCAAAC GATATATGGAGAGCAAAGTTTTCTGCCATTACCGATAAAGATATCAAAGCGGCACTGGCCAATCTTGCCAAGCCAAATGAAAATGAAGCCAGGAGCGTGGATGCTCGGCAAGAGTTGGATTTGCGAATTGGCTGTGCGTTTACAAGGTTCcagacaaagtttttccaaggAAAGTACGGCGATTTGGATGCCTCGTTGATTTCATACGGCCCTTGCCAAACTCCCACCTTAGGTTTCTGCGTCCAGAGGCATGACGAAATCCAAACTTTCAAACCCGATCCATATTGGGTACTTCAGGTCACAGTCAAGACTGCGGACGGCTTGGACGTAGTCTTGAGTTGGAGCAGAGTGAGATCTTTCGATAAGGAAGTAGCCAACATATTTCTAAGCCATGTCAAAGAGCACGACCATGCAAC GGTGACGAGCATTCAGAGTACTGAAAAATCGAAAGCAAGACCCATAGCGTTGAACACTGTAGAACTTATGCGAGTCGCCAGTTCTGGACTGGGCATGGGTCCTCATCATGCTATGCAAATCGCTGAACGTCTTTATACTCAGGGTTACATAAGTTATCCCAGAACTGAAACTACCTCCTATCCAGAGAATTTCGATTTAGT ATCGACTctgaagcagcagcagaacagTTCAGACTGGGGAGATGAAGTCCGTAGAATTTTAAGCTCGGGGATAAGTAAACCAAAAAAGGGACACGATGCTGGCGATCACCCTCCCATAACGCCGATGAAATCGGCCAGTAGAAATGAATTGGACGGTGACTCCTGGAGGCTTTACGATTACATTACGAGGCATTTCATCGCAACT CTTGCCAAAGATTGCAAGTACCTCAGCACGACCGCAAAGTTCGAAATCGGAATGGAGACGTTCTCCGTCACGGGACACTCCCTCATAGATCCCGGATACACGAGCCTGCTTACATGGCAGGCGTTAAGCAACAACGAGTCGCTTCCCCGATTTTCCATCGGCGAACGAGTAAAGATCCAAGAG AGCAAGCTGTtggaatgctttacgcaaccCCCGGACTACCTGACGGAGTCGGAACTGATCACCCTGATGGAGAAGCACGGTATCGGCACCGACGCCTCGATACCGGTCCACATCAACAACATCTGTATAAGAAATTACGTGAACGTCGCGACCGGCAGGAAACTCGTCCCCACCTCGTTAGGCATAGTTCTGGTCCACGGATATCAGAAA ATCGACCCGGAGCTCGTTCTGCCGACGATGCGCTCCGCGGTGGAGGAACAACTGAACCTGATAGCCCTCGGACGGGCAGACTTTCACGCGGTACTCCAGCACACCGTCGAGATCTTCAAACAGAAGTTCCACTATTTTGTGCAGAGCATCGACGCGATGGACCAGCTGTTCGAGGTTTCATTCTCGCCTCTCTCTGCCTCTGGCAAGTCGCATTCCAG ATGCGGCAAGTGCAGGCGTTACATGAAGTACATCCAAACAAAGCCGTCGCGGTTGCATTGCGCGCACTGTAACGAGACGTACAATCTACCTCAGAACGGTAATATTAGAATCTACAAGGAGTTGAAGTGTCCATTGGACGACTTTGAGTTGCTGTCCTATTCGACGGGCACGAGGGGCAAGAGTTATACTTTCTGTCCTtactgcttcaacaacccacCATTCAG GGATATGAAGAAAGGTTTGAGCGGCTGCAACGCTTGCACGCATCCAACTTGTCCTCACGGACTGAACTCGAACGGACTGTCGAGTTGTTTGGAATGCGAGAGCGGAATTCTGGTACTGGACCCATCGGCGGCTCCGAAATGGAAGCTTGTCTGTAACCGATGCGATGTTATCATCCATCTGTTTGCTGATGCGCACAAAGTCATGGTGGAAGCTGACGAAGTCTGCGACTGCGGAGCTCAGCTGGTTACCGTCGAGTACAAGCAG GACAAGAGCAAGTTACCGAACGAGGCGACGGAGATGACGGGTTGTGTATTCTGTACACCGGCTTTCACTAGCCTCGTCGAGAAGCACCGAGCGGTAGCCTCAAAACCTGTAGCGACCCGAGGTCGTGGACACGCCAAAGGTCGAAGCCGGGGCAAACCTCGCCCGCCCAAGGACAAAATGGCACAGCTGGCTGCCTACTTCGTCTAA
- the LOC100117222 gene encoding alpha-N-acetylgalactosaminidase — protein MRSWSVVALLLVAALGWSSALENGLARTPPMGWLAWERFRCNTDCKNDPDNCISDRLFRTMADIVVNEGYAAVGYEYINVDDCWLEKERDINGNLVPDRERFPYGMKSLSNYVHSKGLKFGIYEDYGNYTCAGYPGVIGYMENDAAQFAAWDVDYVKLDGCYAHPSEMDQGYPEFGFHMNQTGRQMIYSCSWPVYQIYAGMQPNFTAIIQHCNLWRNFDDIQDSWASVETIIDYYGNNQDAIVPNAGPGHWNDPDMLIVGNFGLSYEQSKTQMAIWAILAAPLLMSVDLRTIRPEYKAILQNKKIIDVDQDPLGIQGRRIYKHKGIEIWARPITPVYQNYYSYAIAFLNRRTDGTPSDVSVTLKELGLQYPGGYRVEDLYEDVDYGVLTPQTKIKVKVNPSGVVILRCDLQTDDVYASNQYSAYSPLDQVFKVRPNSF, from the exons ATGAGGAGCTGGAGCGTAGTGGCCCTGCTGCTGGTCGCGGCCCTCGGATGGTCGTCGGCGCTAGAGAACGGACTGGCCAGGACGCCGCCGATGGGATGGCTCGCCTGGGAGAGATTCCGCTGCAACACCGACTGCAAGAACGACCCGGATAACTGCATAAG tgACCGGCTCTTCAGGACAATGGCCGACATTGTTGTCAATGAAGGATATGCAGCAGTAGGATACGAATATATCAATGTTGATGACTGCTGGCTGGAGAAAGAGCGCGACATCAATGGCAATCTTGTACCCGATAGAGAACGATTCCCTTACGGAATGAAGAGCTTGTCCAATTAC GTTCATTCCAAGGGACTGAAGTTTGGTATTTACGAGGACTATGGTAACTACACTTGTGCAGGATATCCAGGTGTCATTGGGTACATGGAGAATGATGCTGCTCAATTCGCGGCATGGGACGTAGACTACGTAAAACTTGATGGCTGTTATGCTCACCCTAGTGAGATGGACCAAG GTTACCCAGAATTTGGCTTCCACATGAACCAAACTGGAAGACAGATGATCTACTCCTGCAGTTGGCCAGTGTACCAAATTTATGCCGGCATGCAG CCCAACTTCACTGCAATCATTCAGCACTGTAACTTGTGGAGGAACTTCGACGACATCCAGGACTCGTGGGCCAGTGTCGAGACTATTATAGATTACTACGGCAACAATCAAGACGCGATTGTGCCCAACGCTGGGCCAGGTCACTGGAACGACCCAGACATGCTGATCGTCGGCAACTTCGGCTTGAGCTATGAACAGAGCAAGACGCAGATGGCTATCTGGGCTATCCTCGCGGCGCCCCTCCTGATGTCCGTCGACCTCAGGACGATTCGACCAGAGTACAAAGCTATCTTACAGAATAAGAAGATTATCGACGTTGACCAGGATCCTCTTGGAATTCAAGGTCGCCGAATTTATAAG CATAAGGGCATTGAAATCTGGGCCAGGCCCATCACTCCTGTTTACCAAAACTACTACTCGTACGCCATCGCCTTCCTGAACAGGAGAACGGACGGCACACCCTCTGATGTATCCGTCACACTCAAGGAACTGGGTCTGCAGTACCCTGGTGGATACAGAGTAGAG GACTTGTACGAGGACGTCGACTATGGCGTACTCACCCCCCAAACTAAGATTAAGGTCAAAGTAAACCCGTCCGGAGTTGTCATCCTGCGCTGTGATCTGCAAACTGACGATGTCTATGCCTCGAACCAGTATTCGGCATACTCGCCACTTGACCAAGTGTTCAAAGTCAGACCCAACTCTTTTTAA